From the Micromonospora echinospora genome, the window ACGTGGACGTCTTCATCGGGGTGGACACCGGCCCCGAGGTGGTGACCGGGTCGACCCGGATGAAGGCGGGCACCGCGCAGAAGCTGGTGCTGAACGCGTTCTCCACCGCCGTGATGGTCCGCCTGGGCCGGGTCTACTCGAACCTCATGATCGACGTGGTGGCGACCAACGCCAAGCTCCGGGGACGGATGATCACAATCCTGGTCGAGGCGACCGGGTGCAGCGAGGAACTCTGCCGGCAGGCCCTGAACGCGTCCGACGGCGACCTGAAGACCGCCCTGGTCTCGCTGGTCTCCGGAGCCGACGTGACCCGGGCGCGGGCCGCGTTGGCCAGCTCCGCCGACCAGGTACGCGGCGCGCTCGCCCTGCTCGCCACCTAACCCCGACCGGCGCGTCCGCCCTCCTGGCCCGGATCGGGCGCGTCCGCTCCGGCTCGCGTCACATGGACCACCCGATCCGCCGGCTCCACTCCGACGGCGGGATACTTCACCGGACGCCGGGGTATTCATCCGGGTGTGGATGAACCGACCGCTCCGCCCGTGCGTCTGTCACAGTGACCGGAATCGCAGTTCGGCGGTGACGTGCGTCGCTGTGCGGGATGGGTACCCGATGATCCCATGACAGGGAGCGCCCGACCGTCGCGCCGCCCCGCACCGTGCCCGCTGACGACCATCCGGCGGGATGTTGACAGCAAACGTCAACCGTGCTTTCAGCTAGCACTCAGGCATTCGTGACAGTTTCGACTCATGACATGGAATCCCCGACGCGTCCCATCTGTTGTGTAGGTGTCAGCACCGGTGGGCACAGCGGAGATTACGGGGGAGGGCTGATGGACGTGGGGATGGCAAGGAACCGGGCAACCGGCGCGAGCGAGGGGACCGTGGGCAAAGTGGACAAGAACATCGGCATGCGAACCGACGAGGTTGCCGAGGAGCGCGACCTGGTCGGAGTCTACCTGCACGAGATCTCCCGGACGCCGCTGCTGGACGCCGCCCGGGAGGTCGACCTCTCCAAGGCAATCGAGGCGGGCCTCTACGCCGAGCACCTGCTCGGTGAGGATCGCATCCCCGACGGCGTCGACCGGGACGACCTAGAGCGCCTCGTCGTCGAGGGGGAACGGGCCAAGGACCTGTTCATCCGGGCGAACCTGCGGCTGGTCGTGTCGATCGCCCGCCGCTACGTCCGCTCCGGGATGCCCATGCTGGACCTGATCCAGGAGGGCAACACCGGCCTGGTCCGCGCGGTCGAGAAGTTCGACTACGAACGGGGCTACAAGTTCTCCACCTACGCGACCTGGTGGATCCGTCAGGCGATCAGCCGGGCGATCGCCCAGCAGGAGCGCACCGTGCGCCTGCCGGTGCACCTGGTCGAGGACGTCAACCGGATGCGCAACGTGGCCCGTCAGCTCACCCGTGAGCTGGGCAGCGACCCGGAGCCGGAGCAGGTCGCAGCCGCGCTCGGCGTCACCGTCGAGCGGGTCAACGAGCTGATCCGCTGGTCGCAGGACACCGTTTCGCTGGACACCCCGGTGGGCGACGACGGCGACACCAACCTGGGTGACCTGGTGGCCGACAGCGACGCCCCCTCGCCGGAGGAGATCGTCCTCACCGGCCTGGAGCGGCAGCGCATCGAGGGCCTGCTCAACCACCTCGACGACCGGTCCGCCGGCATCATGCGGGCGCGGTACGGCCTGGAGGACGGGCGGGAGCACTCGCTGACCGAGGTCGCGTCGCGCTTCTCGCTCTCCCGGGAGCGGATTCGTCAGCTGGAGATCCAGGCGCTCGGCCGGCTGCGTGAGCTGGCCCGGGCGGAGGGGCTCCGGGCGGCCTGACCGCCCGAGCGGCGGGCAACGACGACGAACGGCCGGCGTCCGGAAGCGGACGCCGGCCGTTCACCGTGCCAGGGGTGCGGGCGCGCTCAGCGCACCCGGCCGTAGCCGTACGGGGACATCAGGTCGACGTCCCGGAGTTCGACGTTGCGGCCGAAGGTCGGGGCGTGGATCACCTTCCCGCCGCCGACGTAGAGCGCCACGTGTCCGAGAGCGCGGTAGAAGACCAGGTCGCCGGGGCGCAGATCGCCGCGGCTGATCCGGGTGGTGGCGTTCCACTGCCTCGCCGCGTTGTGCGGCAGCGACTTCCCGGCTGCCCGCCAGGCGGCCAGGGTCAGCCCGGAACAGTCGTACCCGTTCGGGCCCGCGGCGCCCCACTGGTACGGCTTGCCGAGCACCCCGTAGGCGTAGCGGACGGCGACCCCGGCCTGCCCGGAGACGGCCGGCGTCTTCGGCCGGGTGGCCGGGCGGGCGGGCTTCTCCGTGGCCGCGCCGTACGCCTGCCGGCGCAGTTCGTAGAGGCGGCTCAGGTCACGCTCGATCCGCTTCTTGCCGGCGGCCAGCTCCCGTGACTGGGCGGCCTGCCGGGTGAGGGTGGCCTCCAGCCGCGCCTTGGTGTCGACCAGCTTGCGGCGGTCCGCGCCGAACCCGGCGACCTGCTGCTCCCGACGCCGGGTGACCTGGTCGAGGGTGCCCAGCCGGGCGAGCAGGGCGGACCGGTCGCCGGTGCGCAGCAGCACCTCGGTGGTGCCCAACCCGCCGGTCTTGTACGCGGTCACCGCGTACCGGTCCACGTCGGCGCGGCCCTGTGCCACCTGCCGCTCCAGCGGCCCGATCCGGGTGGTCAGCTTCGCCACCGCCGCCTGGTTGGCCTTGATGTCCTCGTTGAGCTTGTTCCAGGACTCGACGACCCGTTCCAGCTCGGTCGAGGCGCGGTCGATTCGCCGGGTCAGCTCGGCTGGTGTCGGCTCCGCCCGGACCACCGAGGCCGGGGCGAGCAGGACGGTGACCAGACCACCGATCACCAGGGAGCGCAACAGGATCCTGAGCGACGACGACACGAGGGGCGAACTCCTATCCCGAGGACGATTGTGCTGCGTTGGTAGCAGGGGTCCCTTGTTAGGCATTAATGAGTAACAAGGGACCCCTGCTACCACAAAACACAGGTGGAGGTCAGCTGGCCACGGGCTGGGGGGTGCGCGTGTCCGTGGTGACCCAGCGGCTGACCCGGCGTTCGGCGTAGAACGAGACGAACGGCACCGTGCCGGCGAGCATCACCAGCGCCATTCGCTTCAGCGGCCAGTCGGCCCGACGGGACAGGTCGAAGGCGGCGACCAGGTAGACCATGTAGAGGAAGCCGTGCGCCGGACCGATCGTCTCGACCACGATCGGGTCGTCGAACCCGTACTTCAGCGGCATACCGATCACCACGAGCAGGATCAGCACCACGCCCACGATCCAGGCGATCACGCGGTACCGGGTAAGGGCTGCGCCCACGGTCCTTCCGTCCTTCCGCCCCGGCTCAGCCGGGGTAGTCACCGGGTCGCGCGCCCGGGTTGGCGTTCAACCATGTCAGGTAGCGGTTGTACTCGGTCAGGTCGGCGTCCTCGCCGTCGCCGGCCGGGACGGTCGCCCGGGCGACCCGCACCGGGCGGCGTACCACCGGGGTGGTGGGTGCCGTGGACGACGTCCCGGCGGTTGCCGTCGGGCCGGTGCCGGGAGCCGCCGGGAGCGGGGCCGTCGCGGGGACGGCCGCCGGCTGGTCGGACGGAGCCGTTCCGCCGGCCGGCTCGTCCGGGGTCGGCTCTCCGCGCAGCGTGTGCCGGAGCTCCCGCCACCACACGAAGACCACGAAAGCCGCGAAGATCGGCCACTCCACCGCGTACGCCCAGCTCAGGGTGTTACCGGCGGCGGCCCGGCTGATCTGCCACCAGCCCAGCGCGCAGAACCCGACGACCAGCACGACCATGGCCACGTGGCGGAAGATCCACGCCGGTGTCCAGAGCCGCTTCATGGCAACGAGGGTACCGGGCCGACCTGGCGACTCCGACACGACGTCGTAGTCCTGCGTCGGTGGGGTGGTTTGGTGCCCTGCGGTGTGGGCATCCGTCTAGATGCCAGCCCAAACGAGATCAGGGGGGCGACGATGACCGGATCGGTACGACAGGACGGGTTCCCACGGGGCGCGGCGGGCGACGCCAGCCCGGAGCAGCGGCTCCCGGAGTGGGACGGCGACCACCTGCACGACATGGCCGTCACCGACGCGACAGCCGACCCCGAGCTGCTCGGGATCGATCCCGCCGAGCTGGGTGACGAGGACCTGATCCGCGAGATGCACAGCCTGCACCGCACCCGGCTGGACACGCTGCGGCACGCGGCGGACTCCGCGCTCGCCACCCACCTGCGGCGTACCGCCGAGCTGGAGACGGAGTACCTGGCGCGCCACCCCGGCCGCGAGGTGGATCCGAGCCGGCTGCGGGACGTCTGATGACGACACGAGAGCGGGGTATGTCCGCTCCGCCCGAGGTGGTGTTCAGCACCGCCACGGACCCGGACCGGGCGTCGGCCTGGCTTCCGGAACCGTTGCGCACCGACGGCGACGAGCGACCACAGGTCGTGCCGGACGGACTGCGCGCCCGGTGGAGCAGCAGCTCCGCCCCGGGATGGTCGGCCGAGATCCAGGTCGAGCCGGCGGACGCCGGTGGCGCCCGGGTCCGGCTCGACCTGGCCGGTGGGTCCGAGGAACAGGACGTCGGCGCACTGGCCGACGAGACCCTGACCAACCTTGCCCGCGAGGTGGCCGAGAACCTGACCGCCGGCTGACCCGTCCGGGTGCGGGCCGTCGCCCGTCCGTTGGCACCGTTCGTAGCAAGGCGAGGAGAGACGTGGTGACGCAGAGCGGCCTCAGGGACAGGGTGGCGCGGCTACGCCGGGCGTACGCGCCGCACGAGCATCGGCCGCTCGGCGGCTACCTGGTGGCGATGGGCACCTACGCCGGGGTCACCGCGGCGCTCGCCGCGCTGGTGCGGGCCACCGGCCGACCGGTGCCGGACCGGCCCGCGCCGGCCGACGTGGTGCTGCTGGGCATCGCCACCCACAAGCTGAGCCGCCTGCTCTCCAAGGACGCGGTGACCAGCCCGCTGCGGGCCCCGTTCACCCGCTACGACCGGCCGAGCGGCAGCGGTGAGGTGATGGAGCAGGTCCGTGATTCCGGCAGTTCGACCCGGCACGCGATCGGCGAGCTGCTGAGCTGTCCGTTCTGCCTGGCGGTCTGGGTGGCCACCGGACTCACCGGCGGGCTCGTCCTCGCGCCCCGGACGACCCGGCTGGTCGCCACCGCGCTGACGGCGGTCGCCGCTTCCGACTTCCTCCAGATGGCGTACGCCGTCTCCCAGCAGGCGGCCGAGGGCGGCCGGCAGGAGGACTGAGCGGGGCGGCCCGGCCCGGAAACGACGACTGGACGGTGCCGGGGACCGCCCCCGTCACCGTCCAGTCGGTCTCCCTCCGAGGAGGGTCAACGCTGCATGCCGGACCAGCCGCTCGGCGACTCCGGTTCCCGCTCGTCCTCGTCCTCGCCGGTGACGATGTCCCGGTCGACGGCCGTACGGTCGTGCTCGTTGGCGAAGTCGGGCTCCGGGGTGGTGTCCAGACCCTCGGAGGGCTGGCCGAGAGCGGGCACCCGCTCCTGTTCGTCGTCCCGGTCCGTCATGGTCGCTGTCCTCTCCGTGGTCGGTCGGCGGTCGTGCCTCAGACCGCCGAGCCGCCGAGCAGGTCGGCCACCTCGTCCATGGCGTACTCGCCCTGGGGCAGGGCCGAGATGCGGGTCAGCAGGTCCGCGGGGAGTTCGGCGGCGACCGCCCGGCGTTGGATCTCGGCCTGGCTGATTCGTTCCTGCCCGTGGTAGATGTCGTCGAGCAGGTCGTCGATCATCCGGCTGGCGGGTTCGTCGGTCACGTGATCACCTACCCGTGCCGGAATCGGTCAAACGTCACGACGCTCCGTTCGCCGCCGGGGGTTGACCGCGCGGGGGTCCGACGGTCCGGGTGCGACCGTCGATGCCCGGCGGGCGACGTGTGACACAGGCCACACTCCGGCCCGGAACACGGGGGGTGCCCGACCCGTTGACTCAGGTGTCGGTGTGTCCAGTGTCCCCGGGCCTCACCTAACAGCCTTCGCGGAATACCGTCCGGCTGGAGCCGCGTCGCGCCACTCGCCGAGAGGCGACCTGCACACCGACACCAGCGCCGCCCCGGGCTCGCCCGGGGCGGCGCTGTACTTTCTCGTCCGGCCCGGCCCCACCCCGCCGGGTGGGGATCAGGCGGGGGTGGGGAGGCGTGGGGTGGTGGGGGCCTGCGGGGCGCGGGTCCGCCGGGCCCGGACGGCACCGGCCAGGGTCTCCAGCACCTCGGCGGTGTCCTGCCAGCCGAGGCAGGCATCGGTGATCGACTGGCCGTAGGTCAGGTCCCGGGTCGGGTGGAGATCCTGCCGTCCCGCCTCCAGGAACGACTCCAGCATGATCCCGACGATGCCGTGCTGGCCGGCGGCGAGCTGCTCGGCCACGTCCGCCGCGACCACCGGCTGGCGGCGGTGGTCCTTGCCGCTGTTGTCGTGGCTGGCGTCGATCACCACCCGCTCCGGCAGGTTGGCCGCCTGGAGCTGGGCCAGCGCGCCGGCCACCGAGTCGGCGTCGTAGTTGGGCACACCCCGGCCGCCGCGAAGCACCAGGTGCCCGTCGGCGTTGCCCCGGGTGTGCAGGATGGCCGGCGTGCCGGAGACGTCGATGCCCGGGAAGACGTGCGGCACCCCGGCGGCGCGGATCGCGTCCACGGCGGTGCCGATGCTGCCGTCCGGCCGGTTCTTCATGCCGATCGGCATGGAGAGGCCGGAGGCGAGCTGCCGGTGCACCTGGCTCTCCACGGTGCGGGCGCCGATGGCGCCCCAGGCCACCGTGTCGGCGATGTACTGCGGGGTGATCGGGTCGAGGAACTCGCAACCCACCGGCAGGCCGA encodes:
- a CDS encoding DUF6158 family protein, whose product is MTGSVRQDGFPRGAAGDASPEQRLPEWDGDHLHDMAVTDATADPELLGIDPAELGDEDLIREMHSLHRTRLDTLRHAADSALATHLRRTAELETEYLARHPGREVDPSRLRDV
- a CDS encoding 3-deoxy-7-phosphoheptulonate synthase; translated protein: MTTPDTDRVIDQRIERIVPLTTPALLHHELPLDATLTSAVLTGRRAVSRVLDRTDDRLLVVVGPCSVHDPVAALDYAHRLREAAEQHADDLLVVMRVYFEKPRSTVGWKGLINDPGLDGSGDVNKGLRLARALLLDVLRLGLPVGCEFLDPITPQYIADTVAWGAIGARTVESQVHRQLASGLSMPIGMKNRPDGSIGTAVDAIRAAGVPHVFPGIDVSGTPAILHTRGNADGHLVLRGGRGVPNYDADSVAGALAQLQAANLPERVVIDASHDNSGKDHRRQPVVAADVAEQLAAGQHGIVGIMLESFLEAGRQDLHPTRDLTYGQSITDACLGWQDTAEVLETLAGAVRARRTRAPQAPTTPRLPTPA
- a CDS encoding DUF3817 domain-containing protein; translated protein: MGAALTRYRVIAWIVGVVLILLVVIGMPLKYGFDDPIVVETIGPAHGFLYMVYLVAAFDLSRRADWPLKRMALVMLAGTVPFVSFYAERRVSRWVTTDTRTPQPVAS
- a CDS encoding DUF1360 domain-containing protein; this encodes MTQSGLRDRVARLRRAYAPHEHRPLGGYLVAMGTYAGVTAALAALVRATGRPVPDRPAPADVVLLGIATHKLSRLLSKDAVTSPLRAPFTRYDRPSGSGEVMEQVRDSGSSTRHAIGELLSCPFCLAVWVATGLTGGLVLAPRTTRLVATALTAVAASDFLQMAYAVSQQAAEGGRQED
- a CDS encoding RNA polymerase sigma factor RpoD/SigA, producing the protein MARNRATGASEGTVGKVDKNIGMRTDEVAEERDLVGVYLHEISRTPLLDAAREVDLSKAIEAGLYAEHLLGEDRIPDGVDRDDLERLVVEGERAKDLFIRANLRLVVSIARRYVRSGMPMLDLIQEGNTGLVRAVEKFDYERGYKFSTYATWWIRQAISRAIAQQERTVRLPVHLVEDVNRMRNVARQLTRELGSDPEPEQVAAALGVTVERVNELIRWSQDTVSLDTPVGDDGDTNLGDLVADSDAPSPEEIVLTGLERQRIEGLLNHLDDRSAGIMRARYGLEDGREHSLTEVASRFSLSRERIRQLEIQALGRLRELARAEGLRAA
- a CDS encoding C40 family peptidase, which translates into the protein MSSSLRILLRSLVIGGLVTVLLAPASVVRAEPTPAELTRRIDRASTELERVVESWNKLNEDIKANQAAVAKLTTRIGPLERQVAQGRADVDRYAVTAYKTGGLGTTEVLLRTGDRSALLARLGTLDQVTRRREQQVAGFGADRRKLVDTKARLEATLTRQAAQSRELAAGKKRIERDLSRLYELRRQAYGAATEKPARPATRPKTPAVSGQAGVAVRYAYGVLGKPYQWGAAGPNGYDCSGLTLAAWRAAGKSLPHNAARQWNATTRISRGDLRPGDLVFYRALGHVALYVGGGKVIHAPTFGRNVELRDVDLMSPYGYGRVR